A genome region from Phaenicophaeus curvirostris isolate KB17595 chromosome 10, BPBGC_Pcur_1.0, whole genome shotgun sequence includes the following:
- the FAM131A gene encoding LOW QUALITY PROTEIN: protein FAM131A (The sequence of the model RefSeq protein was modified relative to this genomic sequence to represent the inferred CDS: deleted 2 bases in 1 codon), with protein MRRGGDAGGAEPAVAPGPGPRPGSMGCIGSKTTIVAVDTTLCVEWKEVKVLSPLSAARPLPRLVRQASFDSQDFLQVNVEDTVEMLPKSRRALTIQEIAALARSSLHGISQVVKEHVTKPTAMAQGRVAHLIEWKGWCKPVEPPTALESAFSSYCHLSEGEQEARFAAGVAEQFAIAEAKLRAWSSVDGDDSNDESYDEDFMPYTESSQTTDLPSALLRDLLQGHLCQLGLRHSSCEPESDSSHTLSPETLCSSLCSLEMVSPSELTAKLLGSLGGEDLLLPKLSPPARQSALRGLARLRCQDSLYSVSYAEACVSPAEEEVVLSKDFPLRRKVSDVASSGVASLEEEEEAEEP; from the exons TGGCTGTGGACACGACGCTGTGCGTGGAGTGGAAGGAGGTGAAAGTGCTGTCACCGCTGAGTGCTGCCCGCCCGCTGCCCCGCCTGGTGCGCCAGGCCTCCTTCGACAGCCAGGACTTCCTCCAG GTCAATGTTGAGGATACTGTCGAGATGCTGCCCAAGTCACGGCGCGCACTGACCATCCAGGAGATCGCTGCCCTGGCTCGCTCCTCGCTGCATG GCATCTCGCAGGTGGTGAAGGAGCATGTGACGAAGCCAACGGCCATGGCGCAGGGCCGTGTTGCCCACCTCATCGAGTGGAAGGGCTGGTGCAAGCCGGTGGAGCCACCCACCGCCCTGGAAAGCGCCTTCAGCTCCTACTGCCACCTGAGTGAGGGCGAGCAGGAAGCACGCTTTGCTGCCG GCGTGGCAGAGCAGTTTGCCATCGCTGAGGCCAAGCTGCGAGCCTGGTCCTCAGTGGACGGGGACGACTCCAACGATGAGTCCTACGACGAGGACTTCATGCCCTACACAGAGAGCTCCCAGACCACTG ATCTGCCCAGCGCGCTGCTGCGAGACCTGCTGCAGGGCCACCTGTGCCAGCTGGGCTTGCGGCACAGCTCCTGCGAGCCCGAGAGTGACTCCTCGCACACCCTCTCCCCCGAGAccctgtgctccagcctctgCAGCCTGGAGATGGTGTCCCCCTCCGAACTCACTGCCAAACTGCTGGGCTCCCTGGGGGGTGAGGACCTGCTGCTGCCCAAGCTGTCCCCCCCGGCCCGCCAAAGTGCCTTGCGGGGCCTGGCACGGCTCCGGTGCCAGGACTCCCTCTACTCTGTGTCCTACGCTGAAGCCTGCGTCTCACCCGCTGAGGAAGAGGTGGTGCTGAGCAAGGACTTCCCGCTCCGCCGCAAAGTCTCCgatgtggcctcctctggggtGGCAtcgctggaggaggaggaggaggctgaagagCCCTGA
- the LOC138724742 gene encoding uncharacterized protein — MWGRERRVAAGLRTDIPVPKSLTPSREPSAYMKGDSLLRPGRGWHPSAGDPEGHAVGLGMPSRGEMPVFANACAPLPACGGERLAPSLWQGPWGAQAAGAMASAYRTEHISTYGQGHGEPHFESDRRHGPFGTRAHEAFGYPGSPGTVCPCSLGTWVHAQGDTYQVVADVSQFEPPDIVVTTSNCHIAIQAEKVAEDGTVCDTFTHKCQLPEDTDPLSVSCALTETGTLVITAHRRTTASPSEPPQPQYRSEATL, encoded by the exons ATGTGGGGTAGAGAGAGGAGGGTGGCGGCAGGTCTCCGGACCGatatccctgtccccaagtCACTCACCCCTAGCAGGGAACCAAGTGCCTACATGAAGGGTGACAGCCTCCTCCGTCCTGGCCGGGGGTGGCACCCCAGCGCGGGGGACCCCGAGGGCCATGCCGTGGGTCTGGGCATGCCATCTCGGGGGGAAATGCCAGTTTTTGCCAACGCTTGCGCCCCGCTTCCCGCATG TGGTGGCGAGCGTCTGGCCCCCTCCCTGTGGCAGGGGCCTTGGGGGGCACAGGCAGCAGGCGCCATGGCCTCTGCTTACCGCACCGAGCACATCAGCACCTATGGCCAGGGCCATGGCGAGCCCCACTTCGAGAGCGACCGGCGACACGGCCCCTTTGGGACACGGGCACATGAGGCCTTCGGGTACCCAG GGTCCCCAGGCACCGTGTGCCCCTGCAGCCTGGGCACCTGGGTGCACGCCCAGGGTGACACCTACCAGGTAGTGGCTGATGTCAGCCAGTTCGAGCCTCCTGACATCGTGGTGACCACCTCCAACTGCCACATCGCCATCCAGGCTGAGAAG GTGGCTGAGGATGGCACCGTCTGCGACACCTTCACTCACAAGTGCCAGCTGCCTGAGGACACGGATCCGCTGTCAGTGAGCTGTGCCCTCACCGAGACCGGCACGCTGGTGATCACTGCTCACCGCCGCACCACTGCGAGCCCCAGTGAGCCCCCGCAGCCGCAGTATCGCAGCGAGGCCACGCTCTGA